The Nocardia sp. NBC_00508 nucleotide sequence GCAGAGTGATCGGCCGGGGCAGGTGCTACGTCTGACTATGGCTGAGCGGTGCGACCCGCAAGTCGGGTTCGTCGTCCGGGACGACCCGCAGTGATGGGCGGCCGTCCGGCGCTTCGTGGTCGGCCCGCCAGGAGAACAGCGACCACCGGGACAAACCGGAGAACGCGGAACCGAGGCTGGTGAACGAGAACGACGAGATCGCCGACCCGAACGATCCCACGGACCCGATCGACAGCACCGAGCCGACGCTGCCGATGGACAGGATCGAATAGGCCGAGCCGATCGACAGAATCGAACCTTCGGAGCGGATCGACAAGATCGAGCGGCGCGAGCGCTTGCTCCGGATCGAATGACCCGGGTGTATCGAACTATCGAGGGTCGCCATAGTTAGCGGTCTACCACAGTCCTGGCGGACTCATGCGCCATCGCGGCAGATACTTCCGGGATGTCATCGGCGTAGGAATCAGCGAGGGCGGCGACCCCGATGGAGTCGCCGCCCTCGACCGAAAAATCAGCCGACCGTGAAGAACCCGAGGGTCGGCAGGAACGAGCAGGTCCGCGGCGCGGCGTCGCCGGCTTGGGTGGTCAGTGAGCCGCCGACGACGGCGACGACACGGCCGAAACCGGTATTGGCGATCGCGGACAGCGTGGCGGGGCCGTCCGGGTTGATCTTGGCCTCGTCGGTCAGCGGCAGGACGCCGGACTGGCGGGTGTCCAGGTTCAGCCACTGCACCGTCATCGGCGGGTTCTGCACCGGCGTAGGCGACTTGGTGCCGAGCGCGGTGAACACGAATCCGGTCTGACCGGCCTGCGGGCCGGGCGGCGGCAGCGTGGCCGGGCCGGGCACGGCCAGCGCGGTGCCGATCGAGTCGGCGGTCGGGCTGATGCAACCCTTGCCGATGGTGGGGTACAGGAACTGCGCGATCACCGGGCCGTCCTGCGGCACCTCGGGGCCACCGCCGCCGCTGCCGTCCAGGAAGGTGATGATCCGCTCCAGCGTCGACTTGATCTGCGGCGGCAGATTCAGCGTGGCGAGCAGCCTGCGTGCCTGGTCCAGAATCGCCGACTGCGGGCCGGCGATACCTGCCGGGCTCGCGATGTCCGCCGGGCCCGCGACGGCCCCGACGATGGCGGGAGCGAGCGCGGCCAGCGCGTCCACCGGTACGCCCTCGGGGACCATCGGAACGCTCTGCGTGGTCGCCGCGGGGGCGGGGGCAGCGATTGCTGTCGTCGGTGCGGCGAGCGTGGCACTCGCCGCGATGGCGAGTGCGGACAATGCAATCCGCGATCCTCGGGTGCGAAGCACTGGTCTGGCCGTCCTTACCTCGGGGTACAACTGGGTTCGATCCTAAAAGGCATCGTT carries:
- a CDS encoding Rv1157c family protein, producing the protein MLRTRGSRIALSALAIAASATLAAPTTAIAAPAPAATTQSVPMVPEGVPVDALAALAPAIVGAVAGPADIASPAGIAGPQSAILDQARRLLATLNLPPQIKSTLERIITFLDGSGGGGPEVPQDGPVIAQFLYPTIGKGCISPTADSIGTALAVPGPATLPPPGPQAGQTGFVFTALGTKSPTPVQNPPMTVQWLNLDTRQSGVLPLTDEAKINPDGPATLSAIANTGFGRVVAVVGGSLTTQAGDAAPRTCSFLPTLGFFTVG